From a region of the Theobroma cacao cultivar B97-61/B2 chromosome 8, Criollo_cocoa_genome_V2, whole genome shotgun sequence genome:
- the LOC18592655 gene encoding alkane hydroxylase MAH1 yields the protein MTLLTYPGFLIIAVVLFLTFLTCSRKRRGLRWQWPVVAKLPQFVRRYCQFHDWSAQILERSGGTCLVVKNLWFVNMDNWLTSNPANVQHIMSKSFTKYPKGIDWRKRFDIFGDSVFNSDSVKWKYERALYKGFLNHQRFHELMPKIFEDSMEKQLIPILEHVSKQHVPVALQDLLGKHIFYFSCRMTTGCDLGLFQSSSHEHLFAKAIVNACEAISFRYLLPECIWKLQKWLGIGKEKRLSEARKTLDHLVSEYISIKRKELSSRLRKEDMDFSILKLLLDRDELARTLSISDEVMRDNIITFMFAAHDTTSTVLSWFFWILSKHPVVEKRIREEIQKYLPDNGKTKWLAFNAKELNKMVYLHAALCETLRLYPPVPVQTRTALHNDTLPSGHKINQGTRVSISVYAMGRMTSTWGEDCNEFKPERWITDDGGIKHEPAHKFFAFNAGPRSCLGKDFAFTLMKAIASAIIHNYDVQVVGNSQIAPKRSIILHMNHDLMVTVKKRWA from the coding sequence ATGACCTTACTCACCTACCCTGGATTCTTGATCATTGCAGTTGTTCTATTCCTTACCTTCCTCACTTGTtctagaaaaagaagaggGCTCCGCTGGCAGTGGCCTGTAGTTGCGAAGTTACCGCAGTTTGTTCGCCGCTACTGCCAGTTCCATGACTGGAGTGCCCAAATTCTTGAAAGAAGCGGCGGCACATGTCTTGTAGTAAAAAATCTCTGGTTTGTCAATATGGATAATTGGCTCACTAGCAATCCTGCCAACGTGCAGCACATAATGAGCAAAAGCTTCACTAAATATCCAAAAGGAATCGATTGGAGGAAGCGATTTGATATATTTGGAGATTCAGTGTTCAATTCTGATTCTGTTAAATGGAAGTACGAAAGAGCTCTTTACAAAGGCTTCCTAAATCATCAAAGGTTCCATGAGCTGATGCCAAAGATTTTTGAAGATAGCATGGAGAAACAATTGATCCCAATTCTTGAGCATGTCTCCAAACAACATGTACCAGTGGCCTTGCAAGATCTGCTTGGAAagcatatattttatttttcttgcaGAATGACCACCGGATGTGATCTCGGTTTGTTTCAGAGCAGTTCCCACGAACATCTTTTCGCAAAAGCCATAGTTAACGCTTGCGAAGCAATATCATTTCGATACTTGCTACCAGAGTGTATCTGGAAGTTACAAAAATGGCTAGGTATTGGAAAGGAGAAGAGATTAAGCGAGGCCAGGAAAACTCTAGATCATTTAGTTTCTGAATACATATCAATAAAGCGAAAAGAATTGAGCAGTAGATTGAGAAAGGAAGATATGGATTTCAGTATATTAAAACTTCTTTTAGATAGAGATGAACTTGCTAGGACATTATCGATCTCAGATGAAGTTATGAGAGATAacattataacttttatgttCGCTGCTCACGACACCACAAGCACAGTCCTGAGTTGGTTTTTCTGGATTCTTTCAAAGCATCCAGTTGTTGAAAAGAGAATTAGAGAGGAAATACAAAAATACCTTCCAGATAATGGGAAAACGAAATGGCTAGCATTTAATGCTAAAGAGTTGAATAAAATGGTTTATCTGCATGCAGCTTTATGTGAAACATTAAGACTGTACCCTCCAGTTCCTGTCCAGACAAGGACTGCTCTTCACAACGACACCCTTCCAAGTGGCCATAAGATCAATCAAGGAACAAGGGTTTCGATCTCCGTTTATGCAATGGGAAGGATGACATCCACCTGGGGAGAGGACTGCAATGAATTCAAGCCAGAGAGGTGGATTACCGATGATGGAGGAATTAAACATGAACCAGCGCACAAGTTCTTTGCGTTCAACGCGGGGCCTCGAAGTTGTTTAGGGAAAGATTTtgctttcactttgatgaagGCGATTGCATCAGCTATCATCCACAACTACGATGTCCAAGTAGTAGGCAACAGCCAAATCGCCCCTAAGCGAAGCATCATTCTTCACATGAATCATGACCTCATGGTTACAGTTAAGAAAAGATGGGCTTGA